A genomic region of Candidatus Delongbacteria bacterium contains the following coding sequences:
- a CDS encoding M23 family metallopeptidase, whose amino-acid sequence MDIRDGRAHAVTADHTAQAHRLHHAGDCSAHHRGNGQHLKDYCWYAEAILAAADGEVVAVHDGHHESPFIGYFMPDFLATQIAGNHVIIRHGEGEYGFHAHLIPGTVPVEVGDTVNQGDLIGRCKYSRNSTS is encoded by the coding sequence ATGGATATCCGGGATGGTCGTGCGCACGCGGTGACTGCGGACCACACCGCGCAGGCCCATCGACTGCATCACGCGGGCGACTGTTCAGCGCACCACCGCGGCAACGGACAGCACCTGAAGGACTACTGCTGGTATGCAGAAGCGATCCTCGCCGCAGCGGATGGGGAGGTCGTCGCTGTACATGATGGGCACCACGAGTCGCCGTTCATCGGGTACTTCATGCCGGATTTCCTCGCCACGCAGATTGCCGGCAATCACGTCATCATCCGACATGGCGAAGGCGAATACGGTTTCCACGCGCATCTCATTCCCGGCACTGTACCGGTTGAGGTTGGAGATACGGTCAACCAGGGCGACCTCATCGGACGCTGCAAGTATTCCAGAAATTCCACCTCTTGA
- a CDS encoding DDE-type integrase/transposase/recombinase: MRTTIPDIHAERPLDLVHRNFTATRPNQLWVLDFTNVATWRGFAYGAFLIEMFSRRIVGWRANAPLRSDMALDALQEALCNRETDAPFIHPATVGRSIHPGSTRRVQRKPALNRRS; encoded by the coding sequence GTGCGCACGACCATCCCGGATATCCATGCGGAGCGACCGCTGGATCTCGTACACCGCAACTTCACGGCCACGCGACCGAATCAGTTGTGGGTCTTGGACTTTACCAACGTCGCCACGTGGCGCGGCTTCGCATATGGCGCGTTTCTCATTGAGATGTTTTCGCGTCGCATTGTGGGCTGGCGCGCCAATGCACCGTTGCGCAGTGACATGGCGTTGGACGCGCTGCAAGAAGCCTTGTGCAACCGTGAGACCGACGCGCCCTTCATCCATCCAGCGACCGTGGGTCGCAGTATTCATCCAGGTTCGACTCGGAGAGTTCAGCGGAAGCCAGCATTGAACCGTCGGTCGTAA
- a CDS encoding DDE-type integrase/transposase/recombinase: MRVARRPTPGLICHSDLGSQCTSTAYRAELEAHGMLVSMSGRGNRYDNAVAESFFATRGSN; the protein is encoded by the coding sequence ATGCGAGTGGCACGACGCCCCACGCCCGGGCTGATTTGTCACTCGGATCTCGGCAGCCAATGCACGTCGACCGCGTATCGCGCGGAACTGGAGGCGCATGGAATGCTGGTGAGCATGAGTGGGCGAGGTAACCGTTACGACAACGCCGTGGCTGAGAGCTTCTTTGCCACGCGGGGTTCGAACTGA
- a CDS encoding IS3 family transposase, producing MRSDWHTREEARRANSRYIETRYNRKRRHSTLGYASPAEFEVQQQMAA from the coding sequence ATGCGCAGCGACTGGCACACGCGGGAAGAAGCGCGACGCGCGAACTCCCGGTACATCGAAACTCGGTACAACCGCAAACGTCGGCATTCTACGCTCGGCTACGCCAGTCCGGCGGAGTTCGAAGTGCAGCAGCAAATGGCCGCGTGA